One Danio rerio strain Tuebingen ecotype United States chromosome 7, GRCz12tu, whole genome shotgun sequence genomic window, ttatatcattataaagataatcgtgttcatataaacactattaaTGAGGACTTCTCCTTCAATCCTCGGGTCTGaatcataggtctgaatgcagactcagtgcagcaggtctcttgccctgtctattttaacaaTTAGCCCTGCAgataatctggaggatttagacGAACAAAGCAGCACggtgatgtgtctaaatgtgaacgaactcctgataataGACAACGTCTATTCTCATAAGATAaaaaaactctgctatgaataataataagaaaccgaAAAGTCATCTCTGCACTTGCAGTTATGCGCTACGCGCCAATATTGATttcgccccaaaaatcattttaaactcgggagataaaattagctgacaaaagctgaaaattatctagtttttcccacaattaaggctaacaggtgctaacattgtcttaactaatgctcaacacacacatatctgttaaaatctcaaagaAAGTAATCAAAAGTTTCATATTTTGActattttttgattaaaaaaaacattgtttgggctcaattggggattttttttttctttgttaatgaACTGCTACACATCTTTCAATTAAACATTTTGATGATTAATTGATGTTTTAACTTTCTGTCTTTATgattgcaatttaattttgtaagCTATTCAGGCCAGAATTGGAGGTATTGGGAGTATTTCCGATGGGCAGGTCCATTTTTTGGCCACGAAGGCAGGTGTCCCTAACTGCCGGCACTCTGAGCAGTCACAGTtttttcattcacttatttatttgaccatagcctcaatctttttactcattattttaccgcagctccaGAATTAGCAGAATGCAGCTTGCAAGTTAATGATGTCCAAAAAAGAAATCTATGCAGTCTGTTTCTTGTCAGATGCTGACTTTTAATCTTCACTCAGAgatgcataaataaattaaaataaactaaacaaaaagtaACCTCAAATTTCAACCATTGCGTATGCggtaaagaaaactgtgactccGCTGTCTTCTAAAGAACCCAATGCTGTCAGATTTGACAGACGCAGCTCTTGAAGAGCCCGCACACAATTTTTAACATGCTACATATCCTCAATGCCAAATGCACAGAATATCCATCTGAACAACACATATTCTAAGTTCTCAAATGCaaacaattcaaaacaaaattattcAAAACTAAAATGAAGCATATAACATTATTAAATCCGAACAAATAGGCTCCTACAaaaatatattcagatattgcagaaaaggacattgtgatgttttaaagaatagtgttggagatttagctaccctttaatatactcatatttatgacaaatatttgaagttataaagcagctgtttccttgaaaaagacatgaaaGTGTCAGTAGtaaattcaatacattttaatctttattttatacatgtagctttattcatatttctatttatttttattctattctaattTTAAGGTTTGGATATTTATGAGCACTAACTCTAACAGAAAATAGATTCTAATACTGTTAAACATTACATTGTGTTAACTGttcaaatatatacagttaactGTTCATTGTATAAAGCGTGACATGATACAGCATTAATCCTTGCGCTGTTTTAAGTAAATGTAAATGGAGTTGATTTCACAGTTGATTCCACCGACCCCCAAATTAGGAGTCGAGAATCTGATTCGACTCCAAAAAAATCCAGATTTGAACACCcttagtaaatagtgagtaaattttcatttttgggtgaactttaagGTATAGTTATAAGGTATAATGAACTATCCCTTATATAAGTTGATACATGCTGCTGCAAGAAAACCATTAAAATTGTACCTCTTCATAACTCTTACAGAATGCAACACATCAAGAATGTTCTTCCGAGTACAGCAGACTAGTCTGAATGCATCTACTGAAGTGATTTATATTAAGAAGTGTGGTTGATTATAACTCACCTTGTCTCTGCCAACATTCATTAAGTCTTCTAATTCCTGCTTCCAGCCCAGGAGCTCCACCAGCTTTTTTACCCCATTAACCACGTCACCCAGCTCAGCCACGTCAGTGTGACGTTGGGACCCCGAGGCAAACGGCCCCACAAGGTCTCGATTTATCAAAAGCCTTGGTACAGAACCACGCACAGCACCAGCCAAACTTGCAAAGGGCTCCACCTGACGATCCAGAAAACAGGCCTGTTTAACAGCAGTAACCACCACATGATTCTATTGTGACATCTGCTGGTAATGAAGCTCTATAACACCACATTGGCTTCAGCAAACACTCTGCACTGGTAAACTGCTATAGCAGCAGTCAGAAGTCATTTCTAATTAAATTGTGCTCAATATTTGCTGTTAAGGACACAaccattttaattaaacaaaggaTGTGCGATAAATATAATACTCTGAGAAGATGAAATAACAGACATTTTATTAGATATAATGAAAAGCTAAATAATTGTTGCACAGTGTGCTAAAAACACATGACGTGAAGCCACGACACACAATAAAAGGTATTTTTTCCAtgataaaaggagtttttgtcctaagcATCTGCGACTGTCATGTGCAAAAAATTCTATTTTAAAAAGCTTTCTATTTCTATGATGTTGCAGCAGAACAACAACATATATTTCTATGACAAAGATCACCTTAGGtacagattatgtgctttatttccAAACTAGGCTACTGAAAGTacataaaatctttaaaataaaatagcagacAGTTTGAAAATAAAAGTCAGAACTGTAATTCAGGGCAAACCACAAACACCATTCACTCAATAACCTCTTAAGAGGTGTAATACACtcaaaaacatatatacagttgaagtcagaattattagcccccttttgattttttttctttttaaaatatttcccaaatgatgtttgacagagcaaggaaattttcacagtatgtctgataatattttataatatattaagtcttatttgttttattttggctagaataaaagcagttttgaatttttttttattattttcgggacaaaattattagcccctttaagctaatttttttttcgatagtgtacagaacaaaccatcatttagaataacttgcctaattactctaacctgtctagtttaccttattaacctagttaagcctttaaatgtcactttaagctgtatagaagtgtcttgaaatttatcaagtaaaatattatactgtcatcatggcaaagataaaataaatcagttattataaataggtttttaaactattatgcttagaaatgtgctgaaacaatcttctgtTTAGCTGTTTAGAtgtatcaaaaaaatattttcaaaaaatatatttaaatagacacatttaaatatgtcttattatttgtgaattgtgaattatatatttatttattaaattaataatttgattcTTCCTTTAATTTTTAAATGGTGCTCCCAATGTTTACTTTTGTGGCAAGCAGCTGTGTGATAAGTGTAATAACATATATTGGGAAGTTATTTTCACATTAACaagcccttcagtcttatatAATAAGTCTGATAAGCCTGTCAGTCTTTTTTGCTACGAGAACAACAACCTATATGCATATTactgtcttatttatttatttacatatatcttAATTACTCTCTTCCAATTCATTCACTAATTTCTGAGGTccaggtctccataatcctgaaGTGTCAGTGTGATGAATGGACAATCATATTATTTATCATTACTTTCATTATCAATGATAATTGACTGTATTATTTAATTTGGTTAAAACCACTCAAAAACTCAACTATGTACTTTTAAGTGCAGGCCATGTAGACATGACCCATAGTCAAATAAAATAACCAGGTTAGGGTTAGTAGtttccaggggcctcatgtatcaacgctgcgtacgcacaaaaactttgcgtacgccaggtttcacgctcagaatcgctcacgtttggatttactaacaatgaactgaacgtgggaatgtgcgcaggttcacggcagctttctggcaggcgtacgcacattttttgtgcgtgtctgtattatttccattggcgactcctagaggcagttgtgttaaattcctctcaaCAAAGTGTCTGACCCTTGCAatagcagctgtatgagacgggttcatatagtaggtatgtaagatttccataccatacatttgaccagctaaacattaaagcacaatttgcagcggtcgcctgttttcccaacgtaatctgagcgatctaccgcacgcacattgctataaagacactatctgaagatgaatttgcatgcgtgaatcagaaacatttccattcaataaatgtgcaaataaaatatgatgcacaaacttattgatgattcctacttgtctttctcttgataaatagtgggcaaaatctgatatgtagcgggggaaaaagaaagaatttattagacgctggattcgagccgagttaatgctcgaacatgtcagtacatgatcacatgcttcttacgaggtgcgccactgagactgccaagggtactgcaacatttttcagttataaaccacactatttctgttttaaatgcactcagtgcgatgttcagacccaactgtgttaaccgtatcagctaaactctcccactctatttttttcttttgttgttaattctggagaacaaacttgcaaataacaccgcttttctccggtctacctccgaaagcagcacctccaattcacattctgttcaaagtttctctttttgcttgattttaccattgctttttcgttgggttttgccattagcatagtcattagcatattcatacgggggaggaggcagggaggggttttgtgctcgtgcatgttgctctcagtttcacgttcattcagatgtacaaaagaatatgcgtgagattcggcgtacgcagtgtttcatacatctgaatttttttctgcgtacgcacatttacagctttgtgcgtacgcaatgttttagtaagatttccacgcaagtcttcgtacatgaggccccagatctttCCTTCTAtctatgattggctcctgtactagaaggtggggcttcatttgcaatgtttaaaaTTACACATTTAGAAATTACATGCcttgtgtattctatagcctTTGGCAATATACAGGTTTGGCCTCCTATTTCATTCGTTTTATTTCTAGAATCCAGCATTaaagaaaaacttaaaattaaagaCGCAGAGCTTTTCCTCACCTCAAGAGATGTTCCCATCACAATGAGCAGGTCTGCTATTGGGAAGTCTGTAAGGTAGGTGAAGAAGTGCTGTGGAAGCTCCTCACCAAAGAACACAATGTCAGGCTTGATGATTCCTTTACAAGTTGGGCATTTGGGTACTGTTCCTGCCATGATGTCATcctattgagaaacagccttcaGTCAGAATCTctaaataaaacccattattaaatcacaacaaaaaatgtttagttaaaggttatgtgaagtgctttgaaaagttttatttgatttttgacgTTTAAATTGATtatctcaatttaaaaaaaatgaagaaagggCAGGACATATTTGAGAGCCTGTTAAGTTCTGTATCGTTTATAAAATATCATTACAaaccaacccgctctttaagatctctaaACTCAGGGCTTCCAGTCGTACCATAGCAAAGTCcgctaaaggaggttgagccttctcatttatggcccctaaactctgaaaaattcttcctgataatgtccgaggctcagacacactctctcagttaaaaactagattaaatacctatctttttagtaatgcaaacacacaatgcatcacataaaggtatgatgcatgagtgtgcttCACGCAGGTGAGCGGGCTTGACAACCACCTTTAGGgcacactcctcctgtcttaatgcaccagacattttgttagaaacactcatatgctttacatgtttgtttatatatctgCGATTTTCATTTAAAGCACTTCTTTTTTGCATTGATATTTAATATCTCTagttcaaatacattatgaacagcagctacactaattgttttactttgttCTCTATCTCCACCTGGTAATACACATcctgaggcctctagagattTTGCAGAGTCATTGATGTCATCCAAGTTCTGTGAAGAGATGACACCAACCATAAAGAacttctagaggtctccataatcctggaccaggccgtatcctgagcagaagCTGTGGCAGTAATGGAGGAGTGGAGGGCATGAGATTAATTCCTGTAAGCCAACCTGAACCCTtgctggtgacctactcacacatGCAGCTTCTCCAAAACGgatgtccagtgttctccagccacTAGTGCCTAGAttgcagttctgcacaagacaTGTAGCCAGAGGAGACatggtcgtgcccaacagagCATGGTTTCTctccaaatttttttttcttcactttgtcaattggttaagtttgttcctcgccactgccactggcttgcttaggacttgtggagctgttccatgatggatttgctcttcagtgtttggactttactagaacgtctatattaagctgctttgacacaatctacgtaCATTGtgaaagcactatagaaataaacatgaattgaactgaaaacatagtagctcctcccccataaaaaaacaataggtcaaaagttttttttttttttatcacagcaCTGCCAGTGATTGTGGTTCAGATCAAGcacattaaatagttaaaaaaaaaaaaaaggaaaaaaggaaagagtagcatcttgaagggggtggggcatgtcagatactggagagcatttgattggtaaaGACTTATTGAGAACTTGAAGTATGAGGTTAcgtgaaaaaaaatgttgatcgATTTAGGCGAagatgacaaactgcaagctttgtatGTTGgatgtttatattagttttatactCTATATATGTgaattttggagcacactagattatagatatcatgctgatactaacatctaaaaatattgattttaatttcacaggacatTTAACATTAGGTTGAGGCAGAGATGCATGTTTATAAATGAGCTGGGCAATTATGGGTTTATTTGAAAGTGCAGTTCCATGGGTTAAATATTCAATAGTTCAATGACATATACTTACCCGAAGTTCCTCTCCTTTGTAATCCCTCCGACAAACTGTGCATGTGGCAGTGGCAAATGTTCCATGTGCCTCCACAAGCATCTTTGGAGGAATGCCAGCCACTGAAATCAATGAAAGATCAATGACATTCATAAATGATTCACATAGATGTTCAATCTGCATAGCCTTCACCAAGTTTAGCTAAGTTggacataaaaaatattaattaatctgaTGGCATTGCAAAATAAACCTTGCTGAAATGGAAACCAATTTAAAACATTACCAGATGCATAAAAACAGATTAATGCATCAATGTTTTACCTGACAATCATTGAGATGTTGTCATTTACATATTAAGAGAGAgagaacatttaaataaaatacttttaatactGCCTATTCGGCAAAAATGCTATCTCAAACCATTTCTAAATAGTATTTACTAATAAATATGTAATCTTAGTTATGATTCAGTAGTATAATATATCAATCAAAATGCATTTTTCCTGTTATGTAAGGTAACAGAAGCATACagattattactgaaattaatgcAGTTTCAACCTATAACTTCTGGTAAATGTAAATTAGGTATTTTATGTGACTACACATTATTACATGAAGAGCCATTGTCTATTAGCTACATTTGTGCCTTAACCATTTATCAAGCAATAGAAGTATATATGATCAGTTCTCTGACACTAAGTCATAAAAGATCAAAAGTCTTGTAATAAGCCCCCAGTAAAACTCCATGGTTTTGCCAATGAGTATTTCAATGAGTGCCCTTAAAAGATTACAAACTACCTAGTAACAACTGCACCACTAATGTGGATTTCAATATCAATTTAAGCAAGAAACGATGACAGATGATTATTAGCAATTGCATTCaatattaatgttgtttaatATGTTCCTACTAATGCTTAGGGTTGGCTAGCGTGAAACTAACGTTTCAACACAGTGTCAAGATCCTGAAGCGCTTGTGTTACGAAAACATGatccaaaacacccaggtcacgtgacaaaGTGTTTCGAAAccactgttgccaactattttcaatgaaaagatGCTAAGCTCTGCCCGAAAAGTCGCTAATAGTTGCTAGATTGCGTCATATGTCGATTTGCATATTACTTAAGACATCATGTTAT contains:
- the sirt3 gene encoding NAD-dependent protein deacetylase sirtuin-3, mitochondrial isoform X2, whose product is MAGAGISTPSGIPDFRSPGSGLYDNLQQYNLPYAEAIFEINYFHHNPNPFFALAKELYPGNYQPNLTHYFIRMLHDKEQLLRMYTQNIDGLERMAGIPPKMLVEAHGTFATATCTVCRRDYKGEELRDDIMAGTVPKCPTCKGIIKPDIVFFGEELPQHFFTYLTDFPIADLLIVMGTSLEVEPFASLAGAVRGSVPRLLINRDLVGPFASGSQRHTDVAELGDVVNGVKKLVELLGWKQELEDLMNVGRDKV
- the sirt3 gene encoding NAD-dependent protein deacetylase sirtuin-3, mitochondrial isoform X4 gives rise to the protein MLVEAHGTFATATCTVCRRDYKGEELRDDIMAGTVPKCPTCKGIIKPDIVFFGEELPQHFFTYLTDFPIADLLIVMGTSLEVEPFASLAGAVRGSVPRLLINRDLVGPFASGSQRHTDVAELGDVVNGVKKLVELLGWKQELEDLMNVGRDKV
- the sirt3 gene encoding NAD-dependent protein deacetylase sirtuin-3, mitochondrial isoform X3 yields the protein MAGAGISTPSGIPDFRSPGSGLYDNLQQYNLPYAEAIFEINYFHHNPNPFFALAKELYPGNYQPNLTHYFIRMLHDKEQLLRMYTQNIDGLERMAGIPPKMLVEAHGTFATATCTVCRRDYKGEELRDDIMAGTVPKCPTCKGIIKPDIVFFGEELPQHFFTYLTDFPIADLLIVMGTSLEVEPFASLAGAVRGSVPRLLINRDLVGPFASGSQRHTDVAELGDVVNGVKKLVELLGWKQELEDLMNVGRDK